A portion of the Oncorhynchus clarkii lewisi isolate Uvic-CL-2024 chromosome 27, UVic_Ocla_1.0, whole genome shotgun sequence genome contains these proteins:
- the LOC139385856 gene encoding vascular endothelial zinc finger 1-like isoform X5, translating to MEPSWSTFLFQQANEALHHQHQVAQNSLLPLLQSGGPEPVDQKPVMPILLDQKPPVSVAELLKDNVASGTGGGGGGGPVAVVKKEPKSKTPFICGYCNKAFRDSYHLRRHESCHTGVKMVSRPKKTQTAPTMVPMISTVPQRENSGGQPSYISTIAGILTTATTSASTGSSIMSPTMVPQQHQHQQQQHQQQSQPKKPAKPVKKNHGCEMCGKAFRDVYHLNRHKLSHSDEKPFECPICQQRFKRKDRMTYHVRSHDGGVHKPYICSVCGKGFSRPDHLSCHVKHVHSSERPFKCQVTACTSAFATKDRLRSHMIRHEGKVTCNICGKMLSAAYITSHLKTHGQASFNNPCNKGLSDWQWNHHSGIRKDSNTVHNSGSATPVTNSAAITSAMNRSNASNPVTIAAQMNITTSTVNITSPINLQHPVTITGPMNIAHPVAITSGMPMNITGPLNIAMRPMDSMPFLSQVLPSSPPW from the exons CAGGCCAATGAAGCCCTGCATCACCAGCACCAGGTGGCCCAGAACAGCTTGCtgcctctcctccagtcaggagGACCAGAGCCTGTGGACCAGAAGCCTGTGATGCCCATCCTCCTGGATCAGAAGCCCCCGGTCAGCGTCGCTGAGCTCCTCAAGGACAATGTAGCCAGCGGGACGGGGGGAGGAGGTGGCGGTGGTCCCGTTGCAGTGGTGAAGAAAGAGCCCAAGTCCAAAACACCGTTCATCTGCGGCTACTGCAACAAAGCCTTCCGGGACAGTTACCATCTCAGACGGCACGAGTCCTGCCACACTGGCGTCAAGATGGTGTCCCGTCCCAAGAAGACACAGACGGCGCCCACGATGGTGCCCATGATCTCCACAGTGCCGCAGCGCGAGAACAGCGGCGGCCAGCCCTCTTACATCTCCACCATCGCTGGCATCCTCACCACAGCAACCACCTCGGCCTCCACGGGCTCCAGCATCATGTCTCCCACCATGGTGCCCCAGCagcatcaacatcagcagcagcagcatcagcagcAGAGCCAGCCCAAGAAGCCTGCCAAGCCAGTGAAGAAGAACCACGGCTGTGAGATGTGTGGCAAGGCCTTCCGTGACGTCTACCACCTGAATCGTCACAAGCTGTCCCACTCAGACGAGAAGCCCTTTGAGTGCCCCATTTGCCAGCAGCGCTTCAAGAGGAAGGACCGCATGACCTACCACGTGCGCTCACACGACGGGGGTGTTCACAAACCTTACATCTGCTCTGTCTGTGGGAAGGGCTTCTCCAG gCCTGACCATCTAAGCTGTCATGTGAAGCATGTTCATTCATCAGAGAGACCCTTCAAATGCCAAGTAACG GCCTGCACCTCTGCTTTCGCCACCAAAGACCGCCTGCGCTCCCACATGATCCGACACGAGGGCAAGGTGACCTGCAACATCTGTGGCAAGATGCTGAGCGCTGCCTACATTACCAGCCACCTCAAGACCCACGGCCAGGCCAGCTTCAACAATCCCTGTAATAAAG GGCTAAGTGACTGGCAGTGGAACCACCACTCAGGGATACGAAAAG ACTCCAACACCGTGCACAACTCTGGTTCGGCGACACCTGTCACCAactctgccgccatcacctcggCGATGAACCGCAGCAACGCCAGCAACCCGGTGACCATCGCTGCCCAGATGAACATCACCACCAGCACGGTCAACATCACCTCTCCAATCAACTTGCAGCACCCAGTGACCATCACCGGGCCCATGAATATAGCCCACCCTGTGGCCATCACCTCTGGGATGCCCATGAATATAACCGGGCCGCTTAACATCGCCATGCGGCCCATGGATAGCATGCCTTTTCTCTCCCAGGTCctgccttcctcccctccctggtAG
- the LOC139385856 gene encoding vascular endothelial zinc finger 1-like isoform X6 yields the protein MEPSWSTFLFQQANEALHHQHQVAQNSLLPLLQSGGPEPVDQKPVMPILLDQKPPVSVAELLKDNVASGTGGGGGGGPVAVVKKEPKSKTPFICGYCNKAFRDSYHLRRHESCHTGVKMVSRPKKTQTAPTMVPMISTVPQRENSGGQPSYISTIAGILTTATTSASTGSSIMSPTMVPQQHQHQQQQHQQQSQPKKPAKPVKKNHGCEMCGKAFRDVYHLNRHKLSHSDEKPFECPICQQRFKRKDRMTYHVRSHDGGVHKPYICSVCGKGFSRPDHLSCHVKHVHSSERPFKCQVTACTSAFATKDRLRSHMIRHEGKVTCNICGKMLSAAYITSHLKTHGQASFNNPCNKDSNTVHNSGSATPVTNSAAITSAMNRSNASNPVTIAAQMNITTSTVNITSPINLQHPVTITGPMNIAHPVAITSGMPMNITGPLNIAMRPMDSMPFLSQVLPSSPPW from the exons CAGGCCAATGAAGCCCTGCATCACCAGCACCAGGTGGCCCAGAACAGCTTGCtgcctctcctccagtcaggagGACCAGAGCCTGTGGACCAGAAGCCTGTGATGCCCATCCTCCTGGATCAGAAGCCCCCGGTCAGCGTCGCTGAGCTCCTCAAGGACAATGTAGCCAGCGGGACGGGGGGAGGAGGTGGCGGTGGTCCCGTTGCAGTGGTGAAGAAAGAGCCCAAGTCCAAAACACCGTTCATCTGCGGCTACTGCAACAAAGCCTTCCGGGACAGTTACCATCTCAGACGGCACGAGTCCTGCCACACTGGCGTCAAGATGGTGTCCCGTCCCAAGAAGACACAGACGGCGCCCACGATGGTGCCCATGATCTCCACAGTGCCGCAGCGCGAGAACAGCGGCGGCCAGCCCTCTTACATCTCCACCATCGCTGGCATCCTCACCACAGCAACCACCTCGGCCTCCACGGGCTCCAGCATCATGTCTCCCACCATGGTGCCCCAGCagcatcaacatcagcagcagcagcatcagcagcAGAGCCAGCCCAAGAAGCCTGCCAAGCCAGTGAAGAAGAACCACGGCTGTGAGATGTGTGGCAAGGCCTTCCGTGACGTCTACCACCTGAATCGTCACAAGCTGTCCCACTCAGACGAGAAGCCCTTTGAGTGCCCCATTTGCCAGCAGCGCTTCAAGAGGAAGGACCGCATGACCTACCACGTGCGCTCACACGACGGGGGTGTTCACAAACCTTACATCTGCTCTGTCTGTGGGAAGGGCTTCTCCAG gCCTGACCATCTAAGCTGTCATGTGAAGCATGTTCATTCATCAGAGAGACCCTTCAAATGCCAAGTAACG GCCTGCACCTCTGCTTTCGCCACCAAAGACCGCCTGCGCTCCCACATGATCCGACACGAGGGCAAGGTGACCTGCAACATCTGTGGCAAGATGCTGAGCGCTGCCTACATTACCAGCCACCTCAAGACCCACGGCCAGGCCAGCTTCAACAATCCCTGTAATAAAG ACTCCAACACCGTGCACAACTCTGGTTCGGCGACACCTGTCACCAactctgccgccatcacctcggCGATGAACCGCAGCAACGCCAGCAACCCGGTGACCATCGCTGCCCAGATGAACATCACCACCAGCACGGTCAACATCACCTCTCCAATCAACTTGCAGCACCCAGTGACCATCACCGGGCCCATGAATATAGCCCACCCTGTGGCCATCACCTCTGGGATGCCCATGAATATAACCGGGCCGCTTAACATCGCCATGCGGCCCATGGATAGCATGCCTTTTCTCTCCCAGGTCctgccttcctcccctccctggtAG
- the LOC139385856 gene encoding vascular endothelial zinc finger 1-like isoform X4 translates to MEPSWSTFLFQSSVGPMVPGNPRRDYYTGIRQANEALHHQHQVAQNSLLPLLQSGGPEPVDQKPVMPILLDQKPPVSVAELLKDNVASGTGGGGGGGPVAVVKKEPKSKTPFICGYCNKAFRDSYHLRRHESCHTGVKMVSRPKKTQTAPTMVPMISTVPQRENSGGQPSYISTIAGILTTATTSASTGSSIMSPTMVPQQHQHQQQQHQQQSQPKKPAKPVKKNHGCEMCGKAFRDVYHLNRHKLSHSDEKPFECPICQQRFKRKDRMTYHVRSHDGGVHKPYICSVCGKGFSRPDHLSCHVKHVHSSERPFKCQVTACTSAFATKDRLRSHMIRHEGKVTCNICGKMLSAAYITSHLKTHGQASFNNPCNKDSNTVHNSGSATPVTNSAAITSAMNRSNASNPVTIAAQMNITTSTVNITSPINLQHPVTITGPMNIAHPVAITSGMPMNITGPLNIAMRPMDSMPFLSQVLPSSPPW, encoded by the exons CAGGCCAATGAAGCCCTGCATCACCAGCACCAGGTGGCCCAGAACAGCTTGCtgcctctcctccagtcaggagGACCAGAGCCTGTGGACCAGAAGCCTGTGATGCCCATCCTCCTGGATCAGAAGCCCCCGGTCAGCGTCGCTGAGCTCCTCAAGGACAATGTAGCCAGCGGGACGGGGGGAGGAGGTGGCGGTGGTCCCGTTGCAGTGGTGAAGAAAGAGCCCAAGTCCAAAACACCGTTCATCTGCGGCTACTGCAACAAAGCCTTCCGGGACAGTTACCATCTCAGACGGCACGAGTCCTGCCACACTGGCGTCAAGATGGTGTCCCGTCCCAAGAAGACACAGACGGCGCCCACGATGGTGCCCATGATCTCCACAGTGCCGCAGCGCGAGAACAGCGGCGGCCAGCCCTCTTACATCTCCACCATCGCTGGCATCCTCACCACAGCAACCACCTCGGCCTCCACGGGCTCCAGCATCATGTCTCCCACCATGGTGCCCCAGCagcatcaacatcagcagcagcagcatcagcagcAGAGCCAGCCCAAGAAGCCTGCCAAGCCAGTGAAGAAGAACCACGGCTGTGAGATGTGTGGCAAGGCCTTCCGTGACGTCTACCACCTGAATCGTCACAAGCTGTCCCACTCAGACGAGAAGCCCTTTGAGTGCCCCATTTGCCAGCAGCGCTTCAAGAGGAAGGACCGCATGACCTACCACGTGCGCTCACACGACGGGGGTGTTCACAAACCTTACATCTGCTCTGTCTGTGGGAAGGGCTTCTCCAG gCCTGACCATCTAAGCTGTCATGTGAAGCATGTTCATTCATCAGAGAGACCCTTCAAATGCCAAGTAACG GCCTGCACCTCTGCTTTCGCCACCAAAGACCGCCTGCGCTCCCACATGATCCGACACGAGGGCAAGGTGACCTGCAACATCTGTGGCAAGATGCTGAGCGCTGCCTACATTACCAGCCACCTCAAGACCCACGGCCAGGCCAGCTTCAACAATCCCTGTAATAAAG ACTCCAACACCGTGCACAACTCTGGTTCGGCGACACCTGTCACCAactctgccgccatcacctcggCGATGAACCGCAGCAACGCCAGCAACCCGGTGACCATCGCTGCCCAGATGAACATCACCACCAGCACGGTCAACATCACCTCTCCAATCAACTTGCAGCACCCAGTGACCATCACCGGGCCCATGAATATAGCCCACCCTGTGGCCATCACCTCTGGGATGCCCATGAATATAACCGGGCCGCTTAACATCGCCATGCGGCCCATGGATAGCATGCCTTTTCTCTCCCAGGTCctgccttcctcccctccctggtAG
- the LOC139385856 gene encoding vascular endothelial zinc finger 1-like isoform X3, with protein sequence MEPSWSTFLFQSSVGPMVPGNPRRDYYTGIRQANEALHHQHQVAQNSLLPLLQSGGPEPVDQKPVMPILLDQKPPVSVAELLKDNVASGTGGGGGGGPVAVVKKEPKSKTPFICGYCNKAFRDSYHLRRHESCHTGVKMVSRPKKTQTAPTMVPMISTVPQRENSGGQPSYISTIAGILTTATTSASTGSSIMSPTMVPQQHQHQQQQHQQQSQPKKPAKPVKKNHGCEMCGKAFRDVYHLNRHKLSHSDEKPFECPICQQRFKRKDRMTYHVRSHDGGVHKPYICSVCGKGFSRPDHLSCHVKHVHSSERPFKCQVTACTSAFATKDRLRSHMIRHEGKVTCNICGKMLSAAYITSHLKTHGQASFNNPCNKGLSDWQWNHHSGIRKDSNTVHNSGSATPVTNSAAITSAMNRSNASNPVTIAAQMNITTSTVNITSPINLQHPVTITGPMNIAHPVAITSGMPMNITGPLNIAMRPMDSMPFLSQVLPSSPPW encoded by the exons CAGGCCAATGAAGCCCTGCATCACCAGCACCAGGTGGCCCAGAACAGCTTGCtgcctctcctccagtcaggagGACCAGAGCCTGTGGACCAGAAGCCTGTGATGCCCATCCTCCTGGATCAGAAGCCCCCGGTCAGCGTCGCTGAGCTCCTCAAGGACAATGTAGCCAGCGGGACGGGGGGAGGAGGTGGCGGTGGTCCCGTTGCAGTGGTGAAGAAAGAGCCCAAGTCCAAAACACCGTTCATCTGCGGCTACTGCAACAAAGCCTTCCGGGACAGTTACCATCTCAGACGGCACGAGTCCTGCCACACTGGCGTCAAGATGGTGTCCCGTCCCAAGAAGACACAGACGGCGCCCACGATGGTGCCCATGATCTCCACAGTGCCGCAGCGCGAGAACAGCGGCGGCCAGCCCTCTTACATCTCCACCATCGCTGGCATCCTCACCACAGCAACCACCTCGGCCTCCACGGGCTCCAGCATCATGTCTCCCACCATGGTGCCCCAGCagcatcaacatcagcagcagcagcatcagcagcAGAGCCAGCCCAAGAAGCCTGCCAAGCCAGTGAAGAAGAACCACGGCTGTGAGATGTGTGGCAAGGCCTTCCGTGACGTCTACCACCTGAATCGTCACAAGCTGTCCCACTCAGACGAGAAGCCCTTTGAGTGCCCCATTTGCCAGCAGCGCTTCAAGAGGAAGGACCGCATGACCTACCACGTGCGCTCACACGACGGGGGTGTTCACAAACCTTACATCTGCTCTGTCTGTGGGAAGGGCTTCTCCAG gCCTGACCATCTAAGCTGTCATGTGAAGCATGTTCATTCATCAGAGAGACCCTTCAAATGCCAAGTAACG GCCTGCACCTCTGCTTTCGCCACCAAAGACCGCCTGCGCTCCCACATGATCCGACACGAGGGCAAGGTGACCTGCAACATCTGTGGCAAGATGCTGAGCGCTGCCTACATTACCAGCCACCTCAAGACCCACGGCCAGGCCAGCTTCAACAATCCCTGTAATAAAG GGCTAAGTGACTGGCAGTGGAACCACCACTCAGGGATACGAAAAG ACTCCAACACCGTGCACAACTCTGGTTCGGCGACACCTGTCACCAactctgccgccatcacctcggCGATGAACCGCAGCAACGCCAGCAACCCGGTGACCATCGCTGCCCAGATGAACATCACCACCAGCACGGTCAACATCACCTCTCCAATCAACTTGCAGCACCCAGTGACCATCACCGGGCCCATGAATATAGCCCACCCTGTGGCCATCACCTCTGGGATGCCCATGAATATAACCGGGCCGCTTAACATCGCCATGCGGCCCATGGATAGCATGCCTTTTCTCTCCCAGGTCctgccttcctcccctccctggtAG
- the LOC139385856 gene encoding vascular endothelial zinc finger 1-like isoform X1, which yields MEPSWSTFLFQSSVGPMVPGNPRRDYYTGIRQANEALHHQHQVAQNSLLPLLQSGGPEPVDQKPVMPILLDQKPPVSVAELLKDNVASGTGGGGGGGPVAVVKKEPKSKTPFICGYCNKAFRDSYHLRRHESCHTGVKMVSRPKKTQTAPTMVPMISTVPQRENSGGQPSYISTIAGILTTATTSASTGSSIMSPTMVPQQHQHQQQQHQQQSQPKKPAKPVKKNHGCEMCGKAFRDVYHLNRHKLSHSDEKPFECPICQQRFKRKDRMTYHVRSHDGGVHKPYICSVCGKGFSRPDHLSCHVKHVHSSERPFKCQVTACTSAFATKDRLRSHMIRHEGKVTCNICGKMLSAAYITSHLKTHGQASFNNPCNKGLSDWQWNHHSGIRKGELTVGEILNNSFQVLMDISRFQDSNTVHNSGSATPVTNSAAITSAMNRSNASNPVTIAAQMNITTSTVNITSPINLQHPVTITGPMNIAHPVAITSGMPMNITGPLNIAMRPMDSMPFLSQVLPSSPPW from the exons CAGGCCAATGAAGCCCTGCATCACCAGCACCAGGTGGCCCAGAACAGCTTGCtgcctctcctccagtcaggagGACCAGAGCCTGTGGACCAGAAGCCTGTGATGCCCATCCTCCTGGATCAGAAGCCCCCGGTCAGCGTCGCTGAGCTCCTCAAGGACAATGTAGCCAGCGGGACGGGGGGAGGAGGTGGCGGTGGTCCCGTTGCAGTGGTGAAGAAAGAGCCCAAGTCCAAAACACCGTTCATCTGCGGCTACTGCAACAAAGCCTTCCGGGACAGTTACCATCTCAGACGGCACGAGTCCTGCCACACTGGCGTCAAGATGGTGTCCCGTCCCAAGAAGACACAGACGGCGCCCACGATGGTGCCCATGATCTCCACAGTGCCGCAGCGCGAGAACAGCGGCGGCCAGCCCTCTTACATCTCCACCATCGCTGGCATCCTCACCACAGCAACCACCTCGGCCTCCACGGGCTCCAGCATCATGTCTCCCACCATGGTGCCCCAGCagcatcaacatcagcagcagcagcatcagcagcAGAGCCAGCCCAAGAAGCCTGCCAAGCCAGTGAAGAAGAACCACGGCTGTGAGATGTGTGGCAAGGCCTTCCGTGACGTCTACCACCTGAATCGTCACAAGCTGTCCCACTCAGACGAGAAGCCCTTTGAGTGCCCCATTTGCCAGCAGCGCTTCAAGAGGAAGGACCGCATGACCTACCACGTGCGCTCACACGACGGGGGTGTTCACAAACCTTACATCTGCTCTGTCTGTGGGAAGGGCTTCTCCAG gCCTGACCATCTAAGCTGTCATGTGAAGCATGTTCATTCATCAGAGAGACCCTTCAAATGCCAAGTAACG GCCTGCACCTCTGCTTTCGCCACCAAAGACCGCCTGCGCTCCCACATGATCCGACACGAGGGCAAGGTGACCTGCAACATCTGTGGCAAGATGCTGAGCGCTGCCTACATTACCAGCCACCTCAAGACCCACGGCCAGGCCAGCTTCAACAATCCCTGTAATAAAG GGCTAAGTGACTGGCAGTGGAACCACCACTCAGGGATACGAAAAG GTGAGTTGACGGTAGGAGAGATCTTAAATAACTCCTTCCAAGTCCTTATGGACATCTCTCGTTTTCAAG ACTCCAACACCGTGCACAACTCTGGTTCGGCGACACCTGTCACCAactctgccgccatcacctcggCGATGAACCGCAGCAACGCCAGCAACCCGGTGACCATCGCTGCCCAGATGAACATCACCACCAGCACGGTCAACATCACCTCTCCAATCAACTTGCAGCACCCAGTGACCATCACCGGGCCCATGAATATAGCCCACCCTGTGGCCATCACCTCTGGGATGCCCATGAATATAACCGGGCCGCTTAACATCGCCATGCGGCCCATGGATAGCATGCCTTTTCTCTCCCAGGTCctgccttcctcccctccctggtAG
- the LOC139385856 gene encoding vascular endothelial zinc finger 1-like isoform X2 translates to MEPSWSTFLFQQANEALHHQHQVAQNSLLPLLQSGGPEPVDQKPVMPILLDQKPPVSVAELLKDNVASGTGGGGGGGPVAVVKKEPKSKTPFICGYCNKAFRDSYHLRRHESCHTGVKMVSRPKKTQTAPTMVPMISTVPQRENSGGQPSYISTIAGILTTATTSASTGSSIMSPTMVPQQHQHQQQQHQQQSQPKKPAKPVKKNHGCEMCGKAFRDVYHLNRHKLSHSDEKPFECPICQQRFKRKDRMTYHVRSHDGGVHKPYICSVCGKGFSRPDHLSCHVKHVHSSERPFKCQVTACTSAFATKDRLRSHMIRHEGKVTCNICGKMLSAAYITSHLKTHGQASFNNPCNKGLSDWQWNHHSGIRKGELTVGEILNNSFQVLMDISRFQDSNTVHNSGSATPVTNSAAITSAMNRSNASNPVTIAAQMNITTSTVNITSPINLQHPVTITGPMNIAHPVAITSGMPMNITGPLNIAMRPMDSMPFLSQVLPSSPPW, encoded by the exons CAGGCCAATGAAGCCCTGCATCACCAGCACCAGGTGGCCCAGAACAGCTTGCtgcctctcctccagtcaggagGACCAGAGCCTGTGGACCAGAAGCCTGTGATGCCCATCCTCCTGGATCAGAAGCCCCCGGTCAGCGTCGCTGAGCTCCTCAAGGACAATGTAGCCAGCGGGACGGGGGGAGGAGGTGGCGGTGGTCCCGTTGCAGTGGTGAAGAAAGAGCCCAAGTCCAAAACACCGTTCATCTGCGGCTACTGCAACAAAGCCTTCCGGGACAGTTACCATCTCAGACGGCACGAGTCCTGCCACACTGGCGTCAAGATGGTGTCCCGTCCCAAGAAGACACAGACGGCGCCCACGATGGTGCCCATGATCTCCACAGTGCCGCAGCGCGAGAACAGCGGCGGCCAGCCCTCTTACATCTCCACCATCGCTGGCATCCTCACCACAGCAACCACCTCGGCCTCCACGGGCTCCAGCATCATGTCTCCCACCATGGTGCCCCAGCagcatcaacatcagcagcagcagcatcagcagcAGAGCCAGCCCAAGAAGCCTGCCAAGCCAGTGAAGAAGAACCACGGCTGTGAGATGTGTGGCAAGGCCTTCCGTGACGTCTACCACCTGAATCGTCACAAGCTGTCCCACTCAGACGAGAAGCCCTTTGAGTGCCCCATTTGCCAGCAGCGCTTCAAGAGGAAGGACCGCATGACCTACCACGTGCGCTCACACGACGGGGGTGTTCACAAACCTTACATCTGCTCTGTCTGTGGGAAGGGCTTCTCCAG gCCTGACCATCTAAGCTGTCATGTGAAGCATGTTCATTCATCAGAGAGACCCTTCAAATGCCAAGTAACG GCCTGCACCTCTGCTTTCGCCACCAAAGACCGCCTGCGCTCCCACATGATCCGACACGAGGGCAAGGTGACCTGCAACATCTGTGGCAAGATGCTGAGCGCTGCCTACATTACCAGCCACCTCAAGACCCACGGCCAGGCCAGCTTCAACAATCCCTGTAATAAAG GGCTAAGTGACTGGCAGTGGAACCACCACTCAGGGATACGAAAAG GTGAGTTGACGGTAGGAGAGATCTTAAATAACTCCTTCCAAGTCCTTATGGACATCTCTCGTTTTCAAG ACTCCAACACCGTGCACAACTCTGGTTCGGCGACACCTGTCACCAactctgccgccatcacctcggCGATGAACCGCAGCAACGCCAGCAACCCGGTGACCATCGCTGCCCAGATGAACATCACCACCAGCACGGTCAACATCACCTCTCCAATCAACTTGCAGCACCCAGTGACCATCACCGGGCCCATGAATATAGCCCACCCTGTGGCCATCACCTCTGGGATGCCCATGAATATAACCGGGCCGCTTAACATCGCCATGCGGCCCATGGATAGCATGCCTTTTCTCTCCCAGGTCctgccttcctcccctccctggtAG